A genomic region of Trifolium pratense cultivar HEN17-A07 linkage group LG3, ARS_RC_1.1, whole genome shotgun sequence contains the following coding sequences:
- the LOC123913184 gene encoding putative disease resistance RPP13-like protein 1 has protein sequence MAELVAGAFLSSSFQVIFDKLASVDIRYYFGGNKLDDLVKELDIKLNSINHVLEEAEIKQYQNTHVKKWLDELKHVLYDADQILDEIATDAMLNKMNAESEPVTNFISGMWSSLTPNPFESRINQVLENLQLLADQKKDLGLEDGPCASKEGLVSWKPSKTLSTTALVDESTIYGREVQKEELIKLLLEGNDSGNKVPIISIVGLGGMGKTTLAKLVCNDKKIKEHFQLQAWVYVSESFDVVGLTKAILESFKFSANGENLSLLHQQLQQELTGKKFLIVLDDIWNVNAACWEDLLLPFNHGSSGSKIIVTTREKKVGNVLNSKLFDLQQLDKSDCWRLFETHAFHGRNKCENPELESIGKKIVNKCGGLPLAVKTLGQLLRRKFSVPEWTKILETDMWRLPDGVNINPVLRLSYHNLPSNHKRCFAYCSIIPKGYEFGKGELIGYWMAEGLLKCCEAYNSEEEFGSEIFSDLESISFLQQSHHTKSFTQEHYFFMHDLVNDLAKSVSGEFCKKIDSAWVEGNLKCTRHIWCSLELNCVDKLLEQICEVKGLRSLILKGDNVMLISNNVQRDLFSRLTCLRMLSFRGYHGCGLSELVDEIGNLKLLRYLDLSDTRIKSLPDTICMLYNLQTLLLQWCELTELPSNFSKLINLRHLELPFGFKKMPKNIGKLNNLHTLNYFIVEEQNGSGIKELANMNNLHGTIKITGLGNVIDHVDAAKANLKDKKYLEELYMVFDGGREEMDDSIVESTVSVLEALEPNSNLKKLNIENYNGDNFPNWLRDCHLPNLVSLKLKRCRLCSQLPPFGQLPCLKYRSISHCDGIKIIGEEFYDSNSTSLSFRSLEVLEFYGMDNWEELSCLEGFPLLKELYIRECPELKRIPPQHLPSLQKFEIRGCNKLEECLCLEGSPLLKELYIRGCPDLKRIPPQHLPSLQKFEIRGCNKLEEWLCLEGSPLLKEVSIEKCSKLKRAPLPQHLPSLQKLIICDCEMLEASIPKGDSMIELVLDRCDRILVKELPTSLKKFVLYRNRYVEFSDEQNLVKCTVLERLAIDLRGFVKHPSLDLLCYNSLRNLEIKECHSSSLPFSLHLFTNLQSLYLYDCPQLESFPSGGLPSNLIQLNIENCPKLIGSREEWGLFQLNSLNVFSVKDAEFENVESFPEENLLPPTLVRLYLRNCSKLRIMNNKGFLHLNSLIELSIRNCPSLESLP, from the coding sequence ATGGCAGAGTTGGTTGCTGGGgcatttctttcttcttcctttcaAGTCATTTTTGATAAGTTGGCTTCAGTTGATATCAGATACTACTTTGGTGGTAATAAACTTGATGATCTCGTCAAAGAACTTGATAttaaactcaattctatcaaccATGTCTTGGAAGAAGCAGAGATAAAGCAGTACCAAAACACACATGTGAAGAAATGGCTTGATGAACTTAAACATGTTCTTTATGATGCAGACCAAATTTTGGATGAGATTGCTACTGATGCAATGCTGAATAAGATGAATGCTGAATCTGAACCTGTTACCAATTTTATATCTGGCATGTGGTCATCTTTAACTCCAAATCCATTTGAATCTAGGATCAATCAAGTACTGGAGAATCTCCAATTACTTGCAGATCAAAAGAAAGATTTGGGATTGGAAGATGGTCCTTGTGCTAGTAAAGAAGGCTTAGTCAGTTGGAAACCTTCAAAAACATTGTCAACTACAGCTCTTGTCGATGAGTCAACCATATATGGTAGAGAAGTTCAGAAGGAAGAACTTATCAAACTTTTACTTGAAGGCAATGACAGTGGCAACAAAGTTCCAATAATCAGCATAGTTGGTTTAGGAGGGATGGGGAAAACCACCCTTGCTAAGCTTGTGTGCAATGACAAGAAGATAAAGGAGCATTTTCAACTTCAAGCATGGGTCTATGTTTCAGAATCTTTTGATGTTGTTGGACTCACCAAAGCAATTCTCGAATCATTTAAGTTTTCTGCAAATGGTGAAAACTTGAGTCTACTTCATCAACAACTTCAGCAAGAACTAACGGGAAAGAAATTCTTGATTGTTTTAGATGATATCTGGAACGTGAATGCTGCCTGTTGGGAGGACTTACTACTTCCGTTTAATCATGGATCTTCTGGAAGTAAGATTATCGTGACAACACGTGAAAAGAAGGTAGGGAATGTCCTGAATTCGAAGTTATTTGATTTACAACAATTGGACAAAAGCGATTGTTGGAGATTATTTGAGACACATGCATTTCATGGCAGGAATAAGTGCGAAAATCCAGAACTTGAATCAATTGGCAAGAAAATAGTCAACAAGTGTGGTGGGTTGCCTTTAGCTGTAAAAACATTGGGCCAACTCTTGCGAAGAAAATTCTCTGTACCTGAATGGACTAAGATATTGGAGACTGATATGTGGCGATTACCAGACGGGGTCAACATTAACCCAGTGCTGAGATTGAGTTATCATAATCTCCCTTCCAATCATAAGCGTTGTTTTGCTTATTGTTCTATAATTCCCAAAGGTTATGAGTTTGGCAAAGGTGAATTAATCGGTTATTGGATGGCAGAAGGTTTGCTGAAGTGTTGCGAAGCATACAACAGTGAAGAAGAGTTTGGTAGTGAAATTTTCAGCGATCTTGAGTCAATTTCATTTTTGCAACAATCACATCATACAAAATCTTTTACACAAGAGCACTACTTTTTCATGCATGATCTTGTCAATGATTTAGCAAAATCAGTGTCAGGAGAATTTTGTAAGAAAATAGATAGTGCTTGGGTGGAAGGTAACCTTAAATGTACACGTCACATTTGGTGCTCTCTTGAATTAAATTGTGTTGATAAATTACTAGAGCAAATATGTGAAGTTAAGGGGCTACGTAGTCTAATACTAAAAGGAGACAATGTTATGTTGATAAGCAACAATGTGCAACGTGATCTGTTTTCAAGACTAACATGTTTGCGGATGTTATCATTTAGAGGTTATCATGGTTGTGGTCTGTCAGAGCTAGTTGATGAGATAggcaatttaaaacttttacGTTATCTAGACCTTTCTGACACACGGATTAAAAGCTTACCTGATACCATTTGTATGTTGTATAATTTGCAAACACTCTTGTTGCAATGGTGTGAGTTGACAGAGCTCCCTTCAAATTTTTCCAAGCTCATCAATTTACGTCATCTTGAACTTCCTTTTGGTTTTAAGAAGATGCCAAAGAATATAGGAAAGCTAAACAATCTTCAcacattgaattattttatagtGGAAGAGCAGAACGGATCTGGTATTAAAGAATTAGCAAATATGAACAATCTTCATGGAACAATTAAAATTACAGGCTTGGGTAATGTTATTGATCATGTAGATGCTGCAAAAGCCAATTTGAAAGATAAGAAGTATTTAGAAGAATTATATATGGTGTTTGATGGCGGAAGAGAAGAAATGGATGACTCAATAGTTGAAAGCACTGTGTCTGTGTTGGAGGCTCTTGAACCAAATAGTAACTTGAAGAAACTCAACATTGAAAACTACAATGGCGACAACTTTCCAAATTGGCTAAGGGATTGTCATTTACCCAACTTAGTATCTCTTAAACTGAAGAGATGTAGATTATGTTCACAGTTGCCGCCATTTGGTCAGCTTCCTTGTCTCAAGTATCGTTCCATTTCACATTGTGATGGAATAAAGATCATCGGCGAAGAGTTTTACGACAGTAATTCAACAAGTCTTTCGTTCAGGTCCCTTGAAGTTTTGGAATTTTATGGGATGGACAATTGGGAGGAATTGTCATGTCTTGAAGGGTTTCCTTTGCTTAAAGAGCTTTATATAAGAGAATGTCCAGAATTGAAAAGGATTCCGCCTCAACACCTTCCTTCTTTACAAAAATTTGAGATAAGAGGTTGCAACAAGTTGGAGGAATGTTTATGTCTTGAAGGATCTCCTTTGCTTAAAGAGCTTTATATAAGAGGATGTCCAGATTTGAAAAGGATTCCGCCTCAACACCTTCCTTCTTTACAAAAATTTGAGATAAGAGGTTGCAACAAGTTGGAGGAATGGCTATGTCTTGAAGGATCTCCTTTGCTTAAAGAGGTTTCTATAGAAAAATGTTCCAAATTGAAAAGGGCCCCACTGCCTCAACACCTTCCTTCTttacaaaaattgataatttgtgATTGTGAAATGTTGGAAGCATCAATTCCTAAGGGTGATAGTATGATAGAGTTAGTTCTAGATAGATGTGATCGGATTTTGGTAAAGGAATTGCCGACCAGCTTGAAAAAGTTTGTCCTTTACAGAAATCGGTACGTCGAGTTCTCCGATGAGCAAAATTTAGTAAAGTGTACCGTTCTTGAACGGTTGGCGATTGATTTAAGAGGCTTTGTAAAACATCCCTCTTTAGATCTGCTTTGCTATAATTCTCTTCGTAACCTTGAAATAAAAGAGTGTCACTCCTCCTCCTTGCCTTTTTCACTACATCTGTTCACCAATCTTCAATCTCTCTATTTGTACGATTGCCCACAGCTGGAATCATTTCCAAGTGGAGGTTTGCCTTCCAACTTGATACAACTTAACATAGAGAATTGCCCAAAACTGATTGGTTCGAGAGAGGAGTGGGGTTTGTTCCAACTCAATTCTTTGAATGTTTTCAGTGTTAAGGATGCTGAGTTTGAAAACGTGGAGTCCTTCCCAGAGGAGAATCTGCTGCCACCAACTCTTGTAAGGCTTTATCTGAGAAATTGTTCAAAGCTAAGAATAATGAACAACAAGGGTTTTCTCCACCTCAATTCTCTCATAGAACTATCTATTAGAAACTGCCCTAGTCTTGAGAGCTTGCCATAG
- the LOC123913185 gene encoding RRP15-like protein yields the protein MQPPHGQKKVKINQKMKKLYNKRTREYNSDDDEDETTAPATMKTKGVASMKTRGVVSITKKKHEEEDIESEELSEDEGEAGGQRTQKKNATDKKVNFSEDEGEDDDDEIQPGITKFSEGCKAFKMAFKNIIKKSVSDDLLGPVLSAHKNLVIEKLAEEEAERKVKGEAKKEKLLIAEKGHVKPANYLDSHEKFLISVATKGVVKLFNAVNKAQVAQKGLDPSKNRDAKELKKRTKEAFYSELGRPAVGTSTKANASTNKGEDDQPSWAPLRDNYMLTNSRIKDWDKNMPSKNESDDMENISENSSSDEDYGFET from the exons ATGCAGCCACCACATGGACAGAAGAAAGttaaaatcaaccaaaaaatGAAGAAACTTTACAACAAGAGAACACGAGAATATAATTCTgacgatgatgaagatgagACAACTGCCCCTGCTACTATGAAGACTAAAGGTGTGGCATCTATGAAGACTAGAGGTGTAGTATCTATCACCAAAAAAAAGCACGAGGAGGAAGACATAGAAAGTGAAGAGCTGTCTGAAGATGAAGGAGAAGCAGGAGGACAAAGAACGCAAAAGAAGAATGCTACCGATAAGAAAGTTAATTTCTCTGAGGATGAAggagaagatgatgatgatgaaattcAGCCAGGAATTACTAAATTCTCCGAAGGTTGTAAAGCATTCAAGATGGCCTTCAAGAATATTATAAAGAAGAGTGTTTCTGATGACTTGTTG GGTCCAGTATTATCAGCACACAAGAATCTTGTTATAGAAAAGCTTGCGGAAGAGGAGGCAGAGCGCAAGGTTAAGGGAGAGGCAAAAAAGGAAAAGCTGCTG ATAGCTGAAAAGGGACATGTCAAGCCTGCTAATTATTTGGACTCACATGAAAAGTTTCTAATTAGTGTAGCGACAAAAGGAG TGGTCAAGTTGTTCAATGCT GTCAACAAGGCACAGGTTGCTCAGAAAGGGCTGGACCCCTCCAAGAATAGGGATGCAAAAG AGTTAAAAAAGCGCACCAAAGAAGCCTTCTATTCAGAGTTAGGGAGGCCAGCTGTTGGCACCTCCACAAAG GCCAATGCAAGCACAAACAAGGGAGAAGATGACCAACCTTCTTGGGCTCCATTACGAGATAATTATATGCTGACAAATTCAAGAATAAAGGATTGGGACAAAAACATGCCA AGTAAAAATGAATCAGATGATATGGAAAACATTTCTGAAAATAGCAGTTCCGATGAAGATTATGGTTTTGAAACTTGA
- the LOC123913186 gene encoding dirigent protein 21-like, whose product MAPSHSFIIFLFSFTLISTNGEFSQQSNIMLPSQQQITKEKLTHIHFYYHDIRDNKNPTIVQIIDTPQNVPNGFGSTFVMDDAMTDGPELSSKHIGRAQGLFGLSSLQDLGMFMLTNFVFKEGKYGGSSLSMLGRNHISEQNREMPIVGGTGVFRFARGFAIANSVNSISTPEHFVVEYNITVSHP is encoded by the coding sequence ATGGCTCCTTCACATAGTTTCAtcatctttctcttctctttcacACTCATTTCCACAAATGGAGAATTCTCACAACAATCCAACATCATGTTACCTTCACAACAACAAATAACAAAAGAGAAACTAACACATATCCATTTCTACTATCATGACATTAGAGACAACAAAAATCCAACCATAGTACAAATCATTGACACACCACAAAATGTGCCTAATGGATTTGGTTCAACTTTTGTAATGGATGATGCAATGACTGACGGACCAGAGTTAAGTTCAAAACACATTGGAAGAGCTCAAGGGCTATTTGGTCTTTCTTCACTTCAAGATCTTGGAATGTTTATGTTAACAAACTTTGTTTTTAAGGAAGGGAAATATGGTGGAAGTAGTCTTAGTATGTTGGGAAGAAATCATATTTCTGaacaaaatagagaaatgcCTATTGTTGGTGGAACTGGTGTTTTTAGATTTGCTAGAGGTTTTGCTATTGCTAATAGTGTTAATTCCATTTCTACCCCTGAACATTTTGTTGTTGAGTATAATATTACTGTTTCTCATCCCTAA